The Castanea sativa cultivar Marrone di Chiusa Pesio chromosome 11, ASM4071231v1 genome contains a region encoding:
- the LOC142616613 gene encoding uncharacterized protein LOC142616613, with protein sequence MVKKARMNFARWWYHADIPFHAAHSVYYQEALDSIATIGLGFKGPSYHDLKGPLLQKHVGEMNDYLLDVKNDWKVYECSIMSDGWTNKKNPLIINFLVYCPRGTMFLKSLGVSGLTRDAYTLFKLFDKIVQEVGVEHIVQFITDNDSAYKSARKKLMQKYWSPCATHCIDLMLEKISDVAITRFATEFLSLQCLTKFKKELRQMFTCDQWVESRYARDVMGKEVATIVLEDNEFWLQCQQIVKVSEPLVRVLRLADGDEKPLMGYLYEAMDKAKENIKVRSKNKISAYIPFTSVIDARWDKQLYSPLHVAAEESKFLLLTKEDVNWASIEKPLATMILEDDDIDDDVVVLDKDNGDNDVVLTNANTHVYYGPDVDPFER encoded by the exons ATGGTTAAAAAGGCAAGAATGAATTTTGCAAGGTGGTGGTACCATGCTGATATACCTTTCCATGCAGCTCACTCTGTGTATTATCAAGAAGCTTTAGATAGTATAGCAACTATTGGGCTTGGTTTTAAGGGACCTTCTTATCATGACTTGAAGGGGCCTttattacaaaaacatgtgGGTGAAATGAATGATTATCTCTTAGATGTGAAAAATGATTGGAAAGTTTATGAGTGTTCAATAATGTCAGATGGGTGGACAAATAAAAAGAACCCtctaatcattaattttttagtgtatTGTCCAAGAGGTACCATGTTTCTTAAATCCCTTGGTGTGTCAGGCCTAACAAGGGATGCATATACATTGTTTaagttgtttgataaaattgttCAAGAAGTTGGGGTTGAGCACATTGTGCAGTTCATTACAGATAATGATTCTGCTTACAAGTCTGCAAGAAAGAAGCTAATGCAGAAATATTGGTCTCCTTGTGCTACCCATTGCATTGATTTAATGTTGGAAAAAATTTCAGATGTAG CCATCACAAGGTTTGCAACTGAGTTTTTAAGTCTTCAATGCTTGACTAAGTTCAAGAAAGAACTTAGGCAAATGTTTACTTGTGATCAATGGGTTGAATCTCGATATGCTAGAGATGTCATGGGAAAGGAGGTGGCTACAATTGTTTTGGAAGATAATGAGTTTTGGTTACAATGTCAACAAATAGTGAAGGTTAGTGAGCCTTTGGTTAGAGTACTACGTCTTGCAGATGGGGATGAAAAACCATTAATGGGATACTTGTATGAGGCAATGGATAAAGCAAAGGAGAATATAAAAGTAAGGTCGAAGAATAAAATTTCTGCATATATACCATTTACTAGTGTCATTGATGCTAGGTGGGATAAACAACTCTATAGTCCATTACATGTAGCAG CTGAGGAATCTAAATTTCTGTTACTAACTAAGGAAGATGTGAATTGGGCTAGCATTGAAAAACCATTAGCAACAATGattttggaagatgatgatattgatgatgatgttgttgttCTTGATAAGGATAATGGTGACAATGATGTTGTGTTGACAAATGCTaatactcatgtatattatGGTCCTGATGTAGATCCTTTTGAAAGATAG